Proteins encoded together in one Variovorax paradoxus window:
- a CDS encoding DUF2818 family protein, whose protein sequence is MSQTASVWVVLLVALVAANLPFFNERLFGVVPLAAKPKPLAVRLAELVVLYFVAGGIGFLFESRAGQIAPQGWEFYAVTGALFIVLAFPGFTWRYLMKHRHSHD, encoded by the coding sequence GTGTCGCAAACCGCATCGGTCTGGGTCGTTCTGCTGGTAGCGCTGGTGGCGGCCAACCTGCCGTTCTTCAATGAGCGGTTGTTCGGCGTCGTGCCGCTGGCCGCCAAGCCCAAGCCGCTCGCGGTGCGGCTCGCCGAATTGGTGGTGCTGTATTTTGTTGCCGGCGGCATCGGCTTTCTGTTCGAGAGCCGGGCAGGGCAGATTGCTCCCCAAGGCTGGGAGTTCTATGCAGTGACCGGCGCGCTCTTCATCGTGCTGGCTTTTCCCGGGTTCACCTGGCGCTACCTGATGAAGCATAGGCACTCACATGACTGA
- the nuoN gene encoding NADH-quinone oxidoreductase subunit NuoN, translating to MIDKLSWVAIYPEIVLLVMACVIALVDLSTTSARRTRTYILTLLTLAVVAVLTGMAANDGKTIYGFGGMVVSDPMGNWLKCFATVALMVTLVYGRPYAADRDMLRGGELFTISMFALLGMFVMISGSNFLLIYLGLELLTLSSYALVALRRDNAVASEAAMKYFVLGAMASGFLLYGLSMLYGATGSLDVNEVFKIIASGKVNHQVLVFGLVFIVAGLAFKVGAAPFHMWVPDVYQGAPTAVTLLIGAAPELAAFAIIIRLLVEGLLPLAIDWQQMLALLAVASLLVGNLAAIAQTNLKRMLAYSTIAQMGFMLLGLVAGVVNGNTYNAQFAYSASMFYIVTYVLTTLASFGIILLLAREGFESEEITDLAGLNQRSPLYAGVMAIAMFSLAGLPPLVGFYAKLAVLQALIASGQAIYIGLAVFAVIMSLIGAFYYLRVVKVMYFDAPVTASTVSAPRDVRAVLSVNGLLILVLGIVPGGLMTLCAKAIVATLAN from the coding sequence ATGATTGACAAACTCAGCTGGGTCGCGATCTACCCCGAAATCGTGCTGCTGGTCATGGCCTGCGTCATTGCGCTGGTCGACCTGTCGACCACCAGCGCCCGCCGCACGCGCACCTACATCCTGACGCTGCTCACGCTGGCCGTGGTGGCTGTGCTCACCGGCATGGCCGCCAACGACGGCAAGACGATCTATGGCTTTGGCGGCATGGTCGTGAGCGACCCCATGGGCAACTGGCTCAAGTGCTTTGCCACGGTGGCATTGATGGTCACGCTGGTCTATGGCCGCCCCTATGCGGCGGACCGCGACATGCTGCGCGGCGGCGAGCTGTTCACCATCAGCATGTTTGCGCTGCTGGGCATGTTCGTGATGATCTCGGGCAGTAACTTCCTCCTGATCTACCTGGGTCTCGAACTGCTCACCTTGTCCAGCTACGCCCTGGTGGCGCTGCGCCGCGACAACGCGGTGGCCAGCGAGGCGGCCATGAAGTACTTTGTGCTCGGCGCCATGGCCAGCGGCTTTTTGCTCTACGGCCTGTCGATGCTCTACGGCGCAACCGGTTCGCTCGACGTGAACGAGGTGTTCAAGATCATCGCCAGCGGCAAGGTGAACCACCAGGTGCTGGTGTTCGGCCTGGTCTTCATCGTTGCGGGCCTGGCCTTCAAGGTGGGGGCTGCGCCTTTCCACATGTGGGTGCCCGACGTGTACCAGGGCGCACCGACGGCGGTCACGCTGCTGATCGGCGCGGCGCCTGAACTGGCCGCCTTTGCCATCATCATCCGCCTGCTGGTGGAAGGGCTGCTGCCGCTGGCCATCGACTGGCAGCAGATGCTGGCCCTGCTGGCCGTCGCCTCGCTGCTGGTGGGCAACCTGGCCGCCATTGCGCAGACCAACCTCAAGCGCATGCTGGCCTACTCGACCATCGCGCAAATGGGCTTCATGCTGCTCGGCCTGGTGGCGGGCGTGGTCAACGGCAATACCTACAACGCGCAGTTCGCATACAGCGCGTCGATGTTCTACATCGTCACCTACGTGCTGACCACGCTGGCAAGCTTCGGCATCATCCTGCTGCTGGCTCGCGAAGGCTTCGAAAGCGAAGAGATCACCGACCTTGCCGGCCTCAACCAGCGCAGCCCGCTGTATGCCGGCGTGATGGCCATTGCGATGTTCTCGCTTGCCGGCCTGCCGCCGCTGGTCGGCTTCTACGCCAAGCTGGCGGTGCTCCAGGCGCTGATCGCGTCGGGCCAGGCAATCTACATCGGCCTGGCGGTGTTCGCAGTGATCATGTCGCTGATCGGCGCCTTCTACTACCTGCGTGTGGTCAAGGTCATGTACTTCGATGCGCCCGTTACCGCCAGCACCGTCTCGGCGCCGCGCGACGTGCGTGCCGTGCTCTCGGTCAATGGCTTGCTCATTCTCGTGCTGGGCATTGTTCCCGGCGGCCTCATGACGCTGTGCGCCAAGGCGATCGTGGCCACGCTGGCCAACTGA
- a CDS encoding NADH-quinone oxidoreductase subunit M gives MGLLSLAIWVPIAFGTALLAFGRDENARGVRWVALVGAIVSFLVTVPLYTGFQNGTAAMQFVEKASWIARFNVNYHLGVDGLSLWLVLLTSFITVVVVISAWEVITERVNQYMGAFLILSGFMIGVFAALDGILFYVFFEATLIPMYLIIGIWGGPNKIYAAFKFFIYTLLGSLLMLVALIYLYNKSGGSFDILSWHKLPLGSTAQTFLFFAFFAAFAVKVPMWPVHTWLPDVHVEAPTGGSAVLAAIMLKLGAYGFLRFSMPIAPDASHEWAWLMIALSLIAVIYVGLVALVQEDMKKLVAYSSVAHMGFVTLGFFIFNELGVSGGIVQMIAHGFVSGAMFLGIGVLYDRVHSRQIADYGGVVNTMPKFAAFALLFAMANCGLPGTAGFVGEWMVILGAVKSNFWIGLGAATALIFGAAYTLWMYKRVYLGPVGNDHVKELTDINAREFLMLSLLAIAVLWMGIYPKPFTDVMDVSVTELLRHVATSKLP, from the coding sequence ATGGGTTTGTTGAGCCTTGCCATCTGGGTGCCGATCGCATTCGGTACCGCGCTGCTGGCGTTTGGGCGTGACGAGAACGCCAGGGGCGTGCGATGGGTCGCGCTGGTCGGTGCGATCGTCAGCTTCCTGGTCACCGTGCCGCTTTACACGGGCTTCCAGAACGGCACTGCGGCAATGCAGTTCGTCGAGAAGGCCAGCTGGATTGCGCGCTTCAACGTCAACTACCATCTCGGTGTCGACGGGCTGTCGCTCTGGCTGGTGCTGCTGACCTCGTTCATTACCGTGGTGGTCGTGATCTCGGCCTGGGAAGTGATCACGGAGCGCGTCAACCAGTACATGGGTGCGTTCCTGATTCTTTCGGGCTTCATGATCGGCGTGTTTGCCGCGCTCGACGGCATTCTGTTCTACGTGTTCTTCGAAGCCACGCTGATCCCGATGTACCTGATCATCGGTATCTGGGGCGGCCCGAACAAGATCTACGCGGCGTTCAAGTTTTTCATCTACACCTTGCTCGGCTCGCTGCTGATGCTGGTGGCGCTGATCTACCTGTACAACAAGTCGGGCGGCAGCTTCGACATCCTGAGCTGGCACAAGCTGCCGCTCGGCTCGACGGCGCAGACCTTCCTGTTCTTCGCGTTCTTTGCCGCCTTTGCCGTCAAGGTGCCGATGTGGCCGGTTCACACCTGGCTGCCCGACGTGCACGTCGAGGCGCCGACCGGCGGCTCGGCGGTGCTGGCCGCCATCATGCTGAAGCTGGGTGCCTACGGCTTCCTGCGCTTCTCGATGCCGATTGCCCCTGACGCCTCGCACGAATGGGCCTGGCTCATGATTGCGCTGTCGCTCATCGCGGTGATCTACGTCGGCCTGGTGGCGCTGGTGCAGGAAGACATGAAGAAGCTCGTGGCTTATTCGTCCGTTGCGCACATGGGCTTCGTGACGCTCGGCTTCTTCATCTTCAACGAGTTGGGCGTTTCCGGCGGCATCGTGCAGATGATTGCGCACGGCTTTGTCTCGGGTGCCATGTTCCTGGGCATCGGCGTGCTGTACGACCGCGTGCATTCGCGCCAGATTGCCGACTACGGCGGCGTGGTCAACACCATGCCCAAGTTCGCCGCCTTCGCGCTGCTGTTCGCCATGGCCAATTGCGGCCTGCCGGGCACCGCCGGTTTCGTGGGCGAGTGGATGGTCATCCTGGGTGCGGTCAAGTCCAACTTCTGGATCGGCCTCGGCGCTGCAACGGCACTGATCTTCGGCGCGGCGTACACCCTCTGGATGTACAAGCGCGTGTACCTTGGCCCGGTCGGCAACGATCACGTCAAGGAGCTCACCGACATCAACGCCCGCGAGTTCCTGATGCTGTCGCTGCTGGCCATTGCCGTGCTGTGGATGGGCATCTATCCGAAGCCATTCACCGATGTGATGGACGTTTCCGTGACGGAGCTCCTGCGCCACGTGGCAACTTCCAAACTGCCCTGA